Proteins encoded by one window of Musa acuminata AAA Group cultivar baxijiao chromosome BXJ2-9, Cavendish_Baxijiao_AAA, whole genome shotgun sequence:
- the LOC135622696 gene encoding sister chromatid cohesion protein SCC4-like, translated as MEAVVEGLWSLAEEAELRRDYGAAAKCLESLLQCGASLLPLVEIRTRLRLAHLLLSRSHNLNHAKAHLERALLLLSSARSAALHLKLSAHSLLARCYHLIGAIPSQKHILLRALDLLSSSAAGGSLPPAATLLWSANFYSHLASTLVIDGDHPGALSALSSGFGAAAELRSSELQLFFAASALHVHLLHWEDPSSVEDTVRKCLELWESIPFDQRQHYIGLFFYNELLQTFYLLRICDYKGAAQHVEKLDAAMKSEQQKVQHVKELIAELNSVNRSLFQSNLQRRDRLSLYEKQSQLQEQLRMATGVDSTNKLLDLDDKLLLAPPPMDGEWLPRGAVSALVDLMVVMLGRPKGVFKECGRRIQSGLQLIYEELAKLGVVDGRREVDLQHSAIWMAGLYLMLLMQFLENKVAVELTRSEFVEAQEALVQMKDWFVRFPTILQGCESTIEMLRGQYAHSVGCFHEAAFHFTEATKLTESKSVQSMCHVYAAVSYICIGDAESSSKALDLVGPVFRIMDSFVGVREKTCIIFVYGLLLMRQHNLQEARIRLASGLKIAHQQLGNIQLVSQYLTILGTLALQLHDTGQAREILKSSLTLAKTLYDVPTQIWVLSVLTALYREIGERGNEMENSEYERKKEDDLQKRLSEAHSRIHHLELIEKVMVKVQPLHEVAIRKAIAGPSAKVDLDIPESVGLPFPQPAASASRLGEFDLVRRGKMKM; from the exons ATGGAGGCGGTGGTGGAGGGCCTATGGTCGCTGGCGGAGGAGGCGGAACTCCGCCGCGATTACGGCGCAGCCGCCAAGTGCCTGGAGTCTCTCCTCCAGTGCGGAGCCTCTCTACTCCCCCTCGTGGAGATCCGCACCCGCCTCCGCCTCGCCCACCTCCTCCTGTCCCGCTCTCACAACCTCAACCACGCCAAGGCCCACCTCGAGCGCGCCCTCCTACTCCTCTCCTCCGCCCGCTCCGCAGCCCTCCACCTCAAGCTCAGCGCCCACTCCCTCCTCGCCCGCTGCTACCACCTCATCGGCGCCATCCCTTCCCAGAAGCACATCCTCCTCCGTGCTCTCGACCTCCTCTCGTCCTCCGCTGCTGGTGGCTCCCTCCCTCCTGCTGCCACCCTTCTTTGGTCTGCGAATTTTTATTCCCATCTCGCTTCTACCCTCGTCATCGACGGGGATCACCCTGGCGCTCTCTCCGCTCTCTCCTCTGGCTTTGGGGCAGCTGCGGAGCTCCGCAGCTCTGAGCTGCAGCTCTTCTTTGCAGCCTCTGCCCTCCACGTCCACCTCCTTCACTGGGAGGACCCATCGTCCGTCGAAGACACTGTCCGCAAGTGTCTCGAGCTGTGGGAGTCCATTCCGTTCGACCAG AGACAGCACTACATTGGATTGTTCTTCTATAACGAGTTGCTCCAAACCTTCTATTTGCTGAGGATTTGTGACTATAAGGGTGCAGCTCAGCATGTTGAAAAATTGGATGCCGCCATGAAAAGCGAGCAGCAGAAGGTTCAGCATGTGAAAGAATTAATTGCAGAGCTGAATTCTGTGAATAGGAGCCTCTTCCAATCTAATTTACAGCGGAGAGATAGGTTGTCATTGTACGAGAAGCAGAGCCAGCTTCAGGAGCAGTTGAGAATGGCTACTGGGGTGGACTCCACTAACAAGTTGTTGGATCTTGATGACAAGTTGCTATTGGCACCTCCACCAATGGATGGGGAGTGGCTTCCGAGAGGTGCTGTCTCTGCATTGGTGGATCTCATGGTTGTCATGTTGGGTCGCCCAAAGGGGGTATTTAAGGAGTGTGGAAGGCGGATACAGTCTGGACTGCAGTTAATTTATG AGGAACTAGCGAAATTAGGTGTCGTCGATGGTAGGAGAG AGGTGGATTTGCAGCACTCAGCAATCTGGATGGCTGGACTGTATCTGATGCTTCTAATGCAATTCCTGGAAAACAAAGTTGCAGTAGAACTTACTCGGTCGGAGTTTGTTGAAGCTCAAGAG GCATTAGTGCAAATGAAGGATTGGTTTGTTCGTTTCCCAACAATCTTGCAAGGATGTGAAAGCACTATTGAAATGCTTAGAGGGCAGTATGCTCACTCGGTTGGTTGCTTTCATGAGGCTGCTTTCCATTTTACTGAAGCTACAAAG CTTACCGAAAGCAAATCTGTGCAATCTATGTGCCACGTTTATGCAGCTGTCTCCTATATCTGTATTGGAGATGCTGAATCATCTTCAAAG GCCCTGGATTTGGTAGGTCCAGTTTTCAGAATCATGGATTCGTTTGTTGGAGTGCGggagaaaacatgtatcatctttGTTTATGGACTTTTGTTGATGAGGCAACATAATCTACAAGAGGCACG AATTCGCCTTGCCAGTGGCTTGAAAATAGCACACCAACAATTGGGCAATATTCAACTTGTTTCTCAGTACTTGACAATTCTAGGCACTTTGGCCCTTCAGTTACATGACACTGGACAAGCTAGGGAGATATTGAAGTCATCATTAACACTTGCAAAGACACTCTATGACGTTCCAACTCAGATTTGGGTGCTTTCTGTCTTAACAG CTTTATATCGAGAAATAGGTGAGAGAGGAAATGAAATGGAGAACTCGGAGTATGAAAGGAAAAAGGAAGATGACTTACAAAAGAGGCTATCTGAAGCTCATTCACGGATTCATCACCTGGAACTG ATTGAGAAGGTGATGGTCAAAGTTCAGCCACTGCATGAAGTTGCAATCCGAAAAGCAATTGCTGGTCCATCAGCAAAGGTTGACCTCGACATCCCTGAGTCTGTCGGTTTGCCGTTCCCCCAACCTGCTGCCTCTGCATCAAGGTTAGGAGAATTTGATTTAGTAAGACGTGGCAAAATGAAGATGTAG